The Leucobacter viscericola sequence ACAACCCGCAAGGTGCCCTCTACCCGCCGCGCGGAACATCCCGTTAGATACGTACACTTTAAGGACACAACCCAACGTGGCAAATATCAAGTCGCAGATCAAGCGCATTAAGACCAACGAGAAGGCAACCGAGCGCAACCGCGCTTACAAGAGCGAGCTGCGCACCGTCATCCGCGCCGTACGCGAGGCAATCACCGCTGGCGACAAGGCCACCGCTGAGGCCAAGCTGAAGGTTGCAACGCGCAAGCTCGACAAGGCCGTTTCAAAGGGTGTTATCCACAAGAATCAGGCTGCAAACCGCAAGTCGAAGATCGCTGCAAAGGTTGCTGCACTCTAAGCTTTGAGTTCATAGCTTTACAAGGTCCCCTGCTCTTCGGAGCAGGGGACCTTTGTTTTGGTCGCGCGTTTTGAGTTACCGGGTTACCGGTGGCCCAGAGTTACCGCTCTCGCCCTCTTCGGGCAATAAACAGCAGGTACTTTTCAAGTGCGTACTCGGGGTCGCGGCTGCCGCCCTTTAGGAGCCACTCGGTCTCTGCCGCCATTTCGATACAGCG is a genomic window containing:
- the rpsT gene encoding 30S ribosomal protein S20, with product MANIKSQIKRIKTNEKATERNRAYKSELRTVIRAVREAITAGDKATAEAKLKVATRKLDKAVSKGVIHKNQAANRKSKIAAKVAAL